The following are encoded together in the Variovorax sp. PBS-H4 genome:
- a CDS encoding PaaI family thioesterase, which translates to MTQNNSLEAWLAEEREVIARLDAGPGPGLASPEQIEGKTGLEVMQAMLRGDIRYAAIAKTLDFTILSVSPGVAVFQGTPLPQHLNPLGTIHGGWVATLLDSALGCSVHTMMPPGRAYTTAELSVNYVKGLTPRVQRVRAEGKVIHCGRQLATAEARLVGPDGTLYAHATTTCLVFETKR; encoded by the coding sequence TTGACGCAGAACAACTCACTCGAAGCCTGGCTCGCCGAAGAGCGCGAGGTCATCGCACGCCTCGACGCCGGCCCGGGTCCGGGCCTTGCCAGCCCAGAGCAGATCGAAGGCAAGACCGGGCTCGAAGTCATGCAGGCCATGCTGCGCGGCGACATTCGCTACGCCGCGATCGCCAAGACACTGGACTTCACGATCCTCTCGGTCAGCCCCGGCGTCGCGGTGTTCCAGGGCACGCCGCTGCCGCAACACCTCAATCCCCTGGGCACCATCCATGGCGGCTGGGTCGCCACCCTGCTCGATTCGGCGCTGGGCTGCTCGGTTCACACGATGATGCCGCCCGGCCGCGCCTACACCACGGCGGAACTGAGCGTGAACTACGTGAAGGGCCTCACGCCCAGGGTGCAGCGGGTGCGTGCGGAGGGCAAGGTGATCCACTGCGGACGCCAGCTCGCAACGGCCGAGGCGCGGCTGGTCGGTCCCGACGGAACGCTGTACGCGCACGCCACCACCACCTGCCTGGTGTTCGAGACCAAGCGCTGA
- a CDS encoding MarR family winged helix-turn-helix transcriptional regulator — MNATVKPQGCTNFRLRRLTRMVSRHYDAHVAASGLKTTQYSLLSHVLSLGPLRPVDLSEAMNVDASTLSRNLKPLLAAGWLTQNEGPDARSRLIAITDAGRAKRAEAQRLWRAAQMELNEMLGVERVMAMHQLIDESIALLQRAGLKDDEESNDE, encoded by the coding sequence ATGAATGCTACCGTGAAGCCGCAGGGCTGTACCAACTTCAGGCTGCGCCGCCTGACGCGCATGGTGTCGCGGCACTACGACGCCCACGTGGCCGCATCGGGGCTCAAGACCACGCAGTATTCGCTGCTGTCGCATGTGTTGAGCCTCGGTCCCCTGCGTCCAGTAGATCTGTCCGAGGCGATGAACGTCGACGCCTCTACCCTGAGCCGCAACCTCAAGCCCCTGCTGGCTGCCGGCTGGCTGACGCAGAACGAGGGGCCCGATGCGCGCAGCCGGCTCATCGCCATCACCGACGCCGGCCGTGCCAAGCGCGCCGAGGCGCAGCGCCTGTGGCGTGCCGCGCAGATGGAGCTCAACGAGATGCTCGGCGTCGAGCGCGTCATGGCGATGCACCAACTGATCGACGAGAGCATCGCGCTGCTGCAGCGCGCCGGATTGAAGGACGACGAGGAAAGCAACGATGAGTAA
- a CDS encoding MFS transporter, whose product MSNSNPTPTASAAPSAVRHYALWLVLLATAGTFALTMGVRQTMGLFLSSVNTSTGLGVASISLAFAFGQLWWGLTQPFAGAVADRIGTGRVIFIGVLLVALGTIITPFMTTTAGLIFAIGVLAAGGAGMAGPSVLMGATARLVTPAQRGLATGIVNAGGSFGQFAMAPIAIGLTAAYGWANAMQVLGVLILLALPAVFVLKGNSNALAAASGAKRLSAREAVGQALAQPSFRLLSLGFLVCGFHVAFLATHLPGVIAACGLPPEVGGWSLAIIGLFNIVGSLAMGWAVGRWRMKSLLALLYATRGVAVLVFLLAPKTTLVMLVFAAVMGVTFLSTVPPTAGLVAKMFGPANMAMLFGIVMLAHQVGGFLGAFLGGTIFEATGSYDWVWYIDIVLAAGAALVNLPIREALVPSRAAKAAA is encoded by the coding sequence ATGAGTAATTCCAACCCCACGCCAACCGCGAGCGCCGCACCATCCGCCGTGCGCCACTATGCGCTGTGGCTCGTGCTGCTGGCGACCGCCGGCACCTTCGCCCTCACGATGGGCGTGCGCCAGACCATGGGCCTGTTCCTGTCGTCGGTCAACACCTCGACCGGGCTGGGCGTTGCCAGCATCAGCCTGGCCTTCGCCTTCGGCCAGCTGTGGTGGGGGCTGACGCAGCCCTTCGCCGGCGCGGTGGCGGACCGCATCGGTACCGGCCGCGTGATCTTCATCGGCGTGCTGCTGGTGGCGCTGGGCACCATCATCACGCCCTTCATGACGACCACCGCCGGCCTGATCTTCGCGATCGGCGTGCTGGCGGCGGGCGGGGCCGGCATGGCGGGCCCTTCGGTGCTGATGGGGGCAACTGCGCGCCTGGTGACGCCTGCGCAGCGCGGGCTGGCCACCGGCATCGTCAACGCGGGCGGCTCCTTCGGCCAGTTCGCGATGGCGCCGATCGCCATCGGCCTCACCGCAGCATACGGCTGGGCCAACGCGATGCAGGTGCTGGGCGTGCTGATCCTGCTGGCGCTGCCGGCGGTCTTCGTGCTCAAGGGAAACTCCAATGCGCTCGCCGCGGCCTCGGGCGCCAAGCGGCTGAGCGCGCGCGAAGCCGTCGGGCAGGCGCTCGCGCAGCCGAGCTTCCGCCTGCTGAGCCTGGGCTTCCTCGTCTGCGGCTTCCACGTGGCCTTCCTCGCCACCCACCTGCCGGGCGTCATCGCGGCCTGCGGCCTGCCTCCGGAAGTCGGCGGCTGGTCGCTCGCGATCATCGGCCTGTTCAACATCGTCGGCAGCCTGGCGATGGGGTGGGCGGTGGGCCGCTGGCGCATGAAGTCGCTGCTCGCGCTGCTCTATGCAACGCGTGGCGTGGCGGTGCTCGTTTTTCTGCTGGCGCCGAAGACGACGCTGGTGATGCTGGTCTTCGCCGCGGTGATGGGCGTGACCTTCCTGTCGACCGTGCCGCCGACGGCGGGCCTGGTGGCCAAGATGTTCGGCCCCGCCAACATGGCGATGCTGTTCGGCATCGTGATGCTGGCGCACCAGGTGGGCGGCTTCCTCGGCGCCTTCCTGGGCGGCACCATCTTCGAGGCCACCGGCAGCTACGACTGGGTCTGGTACATCGACATCGTGCTGGCGGCCGGCGCCGCGCTGGTCAACCTGCCGATCCGCGAGGCGCTCGTGCCGTCGCGCGCCGCCAAGGCGGCAGCCTGA
- a CDS encoding MATE family efflux transporter, which produces MTTVDARTRLLLEAPIAPTLLRLAMPNVLVMIAQAAVGLIETYFVGKLGTHALAGMALVFPIVMLMQMTSAGAVGGGIASSIARALGGKRRADANALVLHAMLVALGFGLVFSAVLLLGGRALYARMGGEGASLEAAVTYSHWVFAGAVLVWLFNSLAAVIRGTGNMAVPARVTVGGVIFLIPVSPLLIFGVGPIPALGIAGGAIALLLYYLVGTLALLAYLRSDASDLKLSFAGVRLRWPLFRDILRVGLISAIATVCVNLSIAVATAFAGQFGASAIAGYGTGSRLEYLLVPLVFGFGAPLLAMVGTCIGAGERERALRATWVGVAMAFAMAEAVGLAAALFPRPWLLLFGNDAAMLEAGTQYLRTVGPFYGFFGAGLVLYFASQGAGRLLWPVLGNLARLAVAALGGWLALRWSGQLVHVFAAQAVALVVYGIVIAGAIAGGAWFGPVGWPRSTSGLLRRVGAS; this is translated from the coding sequence ATGACGACTGTCGATGCGCGCACGCGCCTGCTGCTGGAGGCGCCGATCGCGCCCACGCTGCTGCGGCTGGCCATGCCCAACGTGCTGGTGATGATCGCGCAGGCCGCCGTCGGGCTCATCGAAACCTACTTCGTCGGCAAGCTGGGCACCCATGCGCTGGCCGGCATGGCCTTGGTGTTCCCCATCGTGATGCTGATGCAAATGACATCGGCGGGGGCCGTCGGCGGCGGCATCGCATCTTCCATTGCGCGGGCCCTCGGTGGCAAGCGCCGCGCGGATGCCAACGCGCTGGTGCTGCATGCAATGCTGGTGGCGCTGGGTTTCGGCCTGGTCTTCAGCGCCGTGCTGCTTCTCGGTGGCCGGGCGCTCTATGCGCGCATGGGCGGCGAGGGCGCTTCGCTCGAAGCCGCCGTGACCTATTCGCATTGGGTGTTTGCCGGCGCCGTGCTGGTGTGGCTCTTCAATTCGCTGGCGGCCGTGATCCGCGGCACCGGCAACATGGCGGTGCCTGCCCGGGTGACGGTCGGCGGCGTGATCTTCCTGATTCCTGTGTCGCCGCTGCTGATCTTCGGCGTGGGCCCGATCCCTGCGCTTGGCATCGCAGGCGGCGCGATCGCGCTGCTGCTTTATTACCTGGTGGGGACGCTCGCATTGCTGGCCTACCTGCGCTCGGACGCCAGCGACCTGAAGCTCTCGTTCGCGGGCGTGCGCCTGCGCTGGCCGCTCTTCCGCGACATCCTGCGCGTGGGCTTGATCTCGGCCATTGCCACCGTTTGCGTCAACCTCTCCATCGCGGTCGCCACTGCGTTCGCCGGCCAGTTCGGCGCCAGCGCGATCGCCGGTTACGGCACCGGCTCACGCCTGGAATACCTGCTGGTGCCGCTTGTGTTCGGCTTCGGCGCGCCGCTGCTGGCGATGGTCGGCACTTGCATCGGCGCGGGCGAGCGCGAGCGTGCGCTGCGGGCCACATGGGTCGGCGTGGCCATGGCCTTCGCCATGGCCGAAGCGGTGGGCCTGGCGGCCGCGCTGTTCCCGCGCCCCTGGCTGCTGCTCTTCGGCAACGATGCCGCCATGCTCGAAGCCGGCACGCAGTACCTGCGTACGGTGGGGCCCTTCTATGGCTTCTTCGGCGCCGGGCTGGTGCTGTACTTCGCCTCGCAGGGCGCCGGGCGCCTCTTGTGGCCGGTGCTGGGCAACCTGGCTCGCCTGGCAGTCGCCGCGCTCGGCGGCTGGTTGGCGCTGCGCTGGAGCGGCCAGCTGGTGCATGTCTTTGCCGCGCAGGCCGTGGCGCTGGTGGTCTACGGCATCGTCATCGCCGGTGCCATCGCGGGCGGCGCCTGGTTCGGGCCGGTGGGCTGGCCGCGCAGCACTTCCGGGCTGCTGCGGCGGGTCGGGGCTTCCTGA
- a CDS encoding SDR family oxidoreductase, translated as MQIKDAVVFITGANRGLGLAYARAALAAGAKKVYAAARDPKSVTLDGVVPVALDVTQPAQIEAAARACADVTLVINNAGISRGSGLLSDNALDAARAEFDTNFFGLWAVSRAFAPVLAKNGGGTLVNVLSALSWITFPSVATYSASKSAAWSLSNGLRNELAAQGTRVVSVHVGYMDTDMASHVPGDKTSPDDVARQTLAAVEAGEPEVLADATARQVKQGFVATPPAYAAAG; from the coding sequence ATGCAGATCAAGGACGCTGTCGTTTTCATCACCGGCGCCAACCGTGGCCTGGGCCTGGCCTATGCGCGCGCTGCGCTCGCGGCCGGCGCGAAGAAGGTCTACGCGGCGGCGCGCGACCCGAAATCGGTCACGCTCGATGGCGTGGTGCCGGTCGCGCTCGACGTCACGCAGCCCGCCCAGATCGAAGCCGCCGCCCGGGCCTGCGCCGATGTGACCCTCGTCATCAACAACGCCGGCATCTCGCGCGGCTCGGGCCTGCTGTCGGACAACGCACTCGATGCCGCCAGAGCGGAATTCGACACCAACTTCTTCGGCCTCTGGGCCGTGAGCCGCGCCTTCGCGCCGGTGCTGGCGAAGAACGGCGGCGGCACCCTCGTCAATGTGCTGTCGGCGCTGAGCTGGATCACGTTCCCCAGCGTGGCCACCTACAGCGCCTCGAAGTCGGCCGCCTGGTCGCTGAGCAACGGGCTGCGCAACGAGCTCGCGGCGCAAGGCACGCGGGTCGTCAGCGTCCACGTGGGCTACATGGACACCGACATGGCGAGCCATGTGCCGGGCGACAAGACTTCGCCCGACGATGTGGCGCGCCAGACTTTGGCCGCGGTGGAAGCCGGCGAGCCGGAGGTGCTGGCCGATGCGACGGCCCGCCAGGTCAAGCAGGGCTTCGTCGCGACGCCGCCGGCCTACGCGGCGGCGGGCTGA
- a CDS encoding aldolase, with product MSHDAEYASPAIRTLREDLALALRAAAHHGLSEGVCNHFSVALPGAQDRYLINPRGLHWSEIGAEDIVLIDVHGEVLAGRHRVEPTALFIHGAVHRIAGHAVVLHCHMPYATALTLTTDRALDPTLSQNAMRFMDRVAVDATYNGLALDDREGERIARAMAGKDIAFLANHGVIVAGASIAHAYDDLYYVERACLHQVIAQSTGRPLAPVDPKLAAHVAAQIQGEREQSDLFFEALRRLLPPPHAERRALQPAAA from the coding sequence ATGAGCCATGACGCCGAATACGCCAGCCCCGCCATCCGCACCCTGCGCGAAGACCTCGCGCTCGCGCTGCGCGCCGCCGCGCACCACGGCCTGTCGGAAGGCGTGTGCAACCATTTCAGCGTGGCCCTGCCCGGCGCGCAGGACCGCTACCTCATCAACCCGCGCGGCCTGCACTGGAGCGAGATCGGCGCCGAGGACATCGTGCTGATCGACGTGCACGGCGAAGTGCTCGCCGGGCGCCACCGCGTCGAGCCCACCGCCCTTTTCATCCACGGCGCGGTGCACCGCATCGCCGGCCATGCCGTGGTGCTCCACTGCCACATGCCCTACGCGACCGCGCTCACGCTCACCACCGATCGCGCGCTCGACCCGACGCTGAGCCAGAACGCGATGCGCTTCATGGACCGCGTCGCCGTCGATGCGACCTACAACGGCCTCGCGCTCGATGACCGCGAGGGCGAGCGCATCGCCCGCGCGATGGCGGGCAAGGACATCGCCTTCCTCGCCAACCACGGCGTGATCGTTGCGGGCGCGAGCATCGCCCATGCCTATGACGATCTCTACTACGTCGAGCGCGCCTGCCTGCACCAGGTGATTGCGCAATCCACCGGCCGTCCGCTGGCGCCAGTCGACCCAAAGCTGGCCGCGCACGTGGCGGCACAGATCCAGGGCGAGCGCGAGCAGTCCGATCTGTTCTTCGAGGCGCTGCGCAGGCTGCTCCCTCCGCCTCACGCCGAGCGCCGGGCCCTTCAGCCCGCCGCCGCGTAG
- a CDS encoding 2-dehydro-3-deoxy-6-phosphogalactonate aldolase translates to MTSLFETFSAAMQQLPLVAILRGLNPAEAPEIGDAIVGAGFRLLEVPLNSPEPLKSIALLRERFPGALVGAGTVLDVQEVRDVHAAGGQLIVAPNFNPEVVSEARRLGLVSLPGVMTPTEAFGALAAGAAGLKLFPAELASPAVVKALLAVLPPGTPLLPVGGITPPGMQAWREAGASGFGIGSALYKPGKSAEAVREAAMDFVAAFNGSLRT, encoded by the coding sequence ATGACATCTCTCTTCGAGACCTTCTCCGCCGCCATGCAGCAGCTGCCGCTGGTGGCCATCCTGCGCGGGCTGAACCCGGCCGAGGCGCCGGAGATCGGCGATGCCATTGTCGGCGCCGGCTTCCGCCTGCTCGAGGTGCCGCTCAACTCGCCCGAGCCGCTCAAGAGCATCGCGCTGCTGCGCGAGCGCTTCCCCGGCGCGCTGGTGGGTGCCGGCACAGTGCTCGACGTGCAAGAGGTGCGCGACGTGCATGCTGCCGGCGGCCAGCTGATCGTCGCGCCCAACTTCAACCCCGAGGTGGTGTCGGAGGCGAGACGCCTCGGCCTGGTGAGCCTGCCAGGCGTGATGACGCCGACCGAGGCCTTCGGTGCACTTGCGGCGGGCGCCGCCGGGCTCAAGCTCTTCCCGGCCGAGCTGGCCTCGCCCGCGGTGGTCAAGGCCCTGCTTGCGGTGCTGCCGCCGGGCACACCGCTGCTGCCCGTGGGCGGCATCACGCCACCCGGCATGCAAGCGTGGCGCGAGGCCGGCGCATCCGGCTTCGGCATCGGGTCTGCGCTCTACAAGCCCGGCAAGAGCGCCGAAGCTGTGCGCGAAGCGGCGATGGATTTCGTGGCCGCTTTCAACGGGAGTCTGCGCACATGA
- a CDS encoding 2-dehydro-3-deoxygalactonokinase, with translation MHLIAIDWGTSSLRGALLDGKGHVLEERSHPRGILTVPAGGFPALFEELFGDWMRPTGSFCLISGMAGSKQGWVEAPYCACPSGRVEVGNAIVEIEPGRIAIVPGLSDLHDGVPDVMRGEEVQIFGAMALTGLSDGLFVLPGTHNKWATVKRGRVTGFRTFMTGEFYALLSQHSILARTLDAQAPLDEVAFLEGVTQADNGQGLLHNAFGARTLALFDRMPASELASYLSGLLIGEELRTQSIHAGDLVLIGSPALTQRYLLALEISGNTARTLGAEATWAGLHALGAYHLANKSRP, from the coding sequence ATGCATCTGATCGCCATCGACTGGGGCACCAGCTCCTTGCGCGGCGCACTGCTGGACGGCAAGGGGCACGTGCTGGAGGAACGCAGCCATCCGCGCGGCATCCTCACGGTGCCCGCCGGCGGGTTCCCCGCGCTCTTCGAGGAATTGTTCGGCGACTGGATGCGCCCCACCGGCAGCTTCTGCCTGATCTCGGGCATGGCCGGCAGCAAGCAGGGCTGGGTCGAGGCGCCCTACTGCGCCTGCCCCTCCGGCCGGGTCGAGGTGGGCAACGCCATCGTCGAGATCGAGCCGGGCCGGATCGCGATCGTGCCCGGCCTCAGCGACCTGCACGACGGCGTGCCCGACGTGATGCGCGGCGAAGAAGTGCAGATCTTCGGGGCCATGGCGCTCACCGGGCTGTCGGATGGCCTGTTCGTGCTGCCGGGCACGCACAACAAGTGGGCCACGGTCAAGCGTGGACGGGTGACCGGCTTCCGCACCTTCATGACGGGCGAGTTCTACGCGCTGCTGAGCCAGCATTCGATCCTGGCGCGCACGCTCGATGCGCAGGCGCCGCTGGACGAAGTCGCCTTCCTCGAGGGCGTGACGCAGGCCGACAACGGCCAGGGGCTGCTGCACAACGCTTTCGGCGCACGCACGCTCGCGCTGTTCGATCGCATGCCCGCCAGCGAACTGGCGAGCTATCTTTCAGGGCTGCTGATCGGCGAGGAGCTGCGCACGCAGTCCATCCACGCCGGCGACCTGGTCCTGATCGGCAGTCCCGCACTCACCCAGCGCTACCTGCTGGCGCTCGAGATCTCCGGCAACACGGCGCGCACACTGGGAGCCGAAGCCACCTGGGCCGGGCTGCATGCGCTCGGGGCCTATCACCTCGCAAACAAGTCCAGGCCATGA
- a CDS encoding IlvD/Edd family dehydratase — protein MSSPRRKPAHELRSQQWFGRHDRDGFIYRSWVKGKGVPHDQFDGRPVIGICNTFSELTPCNSHFRTLAEQVKIGVYEAGGFPLEFPVMSLGETLLRPTAMLYRNLASMDVEESIRANPIDGVVLLMGCDKTTPALMMGAASVDLPTIGVSGGPMLSGKWRGQELGSGTGVWQMSEQVRAGTLKLQEFFEAESCMHRSHGHCMTMGTASTMASMVESLGIGLPGNAAYPAVDGRRNVLARMAGRRIVDMVHEDLLMSKILTREAIENAIKVNAAVGGSTNLVIHLLAIAGRIGVELSLDDFDRLASDLPCLANLQPSGKYLMEDFCYAGGVPVVMKEIAQHLHRDIVTSTGQSVWDNIKDAENYNPQVIQPLSKPFKDKAGICVLRGNLAPNGAIIKPSAATPELLVHKGRAVVFESADDFHKRIDDEALDIDEHCIMVLKNCGPKGYPGMAEAGNMPLPPKVLRKGITDMVRVSDARMSGTAYGTVVLHTAPEAAAGGPLAVVQDGDIVELDVPRRLLHLHVSDEELARRLARWTPPKPALDSGYWKLYVDNVLQADQGADLGFLRGKRGSFVPRDNH, from the coding sequence ATGAGCAGTCCACGCCGAAAACCCGCCCACGAATTGCGCAGCCAGCAATGGTTCGGCCGCCACGACCGCGACGGTTTCATCTACCGCAGCTGGGTCAAGGGCAAGGGCGTGCCGCACGACCAGTTCGATGGACGCCCGGTCATCGGCATCTGCAACACCTTCAGCGAGCTCACGCCCTGCAATTCGCACTTCCGCACGTTGGCCGAGCAGGTGAAGATCGGTGTCTACGAGGCCGGCGGCTTTCCGTTGGAGTTCCCGGTGATGTCGCTGGGCGAGACCCTGCTTCGGCCCACCGCCATGCTCTACCGCAACCTCGCCAGCATGGACGTGGAAGAGAGCATCCGAGCCAACCCGATCGACGGCGTGGTGCTGCTGATGGGCTGCGACAAGACCACGCCCGCGCTCATGATGGGCGCGGCGAGCGTGGACCTGCCCACCATCGGCGTCTCGGGCGGTCCGATGCTTTCAGGCAAGTGGCGCGGGCAGGAGCTCGGGTCGGGCACCGGCGTGTGGCAGATGAGCGAGCAGGTACGTGCCGGCACGCTGAAGCTGCAGGAGTTCTTCGAGGCCGAGAGCTGCATGCACCGCAGCCACGGCCACTGCATGACGATGGGCACCGCGAGCACCATGGCGAGCATGGTCGAGTCGCTGGGCATCGGGCTGCCGGGCAATGCGGCCTACCCGGCGGTGGACGGCCGGCGCAACGTGCTGGCGCGCATGGCCGGGCGCCGCATCGTCGACATGGTGCACGAAGACCTGCTGATGTCGAAGATCCTCACGCGCGAGGCCATCGAAAACGCGATCAAGGTCAACGCGGCAGTCGGCGGCTCGACCAACCTGGTGATCCACCTGCTGGCCATCGCCGGGCGCATCGGAGTGGAGCTCTCGCTGGACGACTTCGACCGCCTGGCGTCCGACCTGCCCTGCCTGGCCAACCTGCAGCCATCCGGGAAGTACCTGATGGAAGACTTCTGCTACGCCGGCGGCGTGCCGGTGGTGATGAAGGAGATCGCGCAGCACCTGCACCGGGACATCGTCACCTCCACCGGCCAGAGCGTGTGGGACAACATCAAGGACGCCGAGAACTACAACCCGCAGGTGATCCAGCCGCTGTCGAAGCCCTTCAAGGACAAGGCCGGCATCTGTGTGCTGCGCGGCAACCTGGCGCCCAACGGCGCGATCATCAAGCCGAGCGCGGCAACGCCGGAGCTGCTGGTGCACAAGGGCCGCGCCGTGGTGTTCGAAAGCGCGGACGACTTCCACAAGCGCATCGACGACGAAGCGCTGGACATCGACGAGCACTGCATCATGGTGCTCAAGAACTGCGGGCCCAAGGGCTATCCCGGCATGGCCGAAGCCGGCAACATGCCGCTGCCGCCCAAGGTCTTGCGCAAAGGCATCACCGACATGGTCCGCGTCAGCGATGCGCGCATGAGCGGCACCGCTTACGGCACGGTGGTGCTGCACACCGCGCCCGAGGCGGCGGCGGGCGGGCCGCTCGCGGTGGTGCAGGACGGCGACATCGTCGAGCTCGACGTGCCGCGGCGCCTGCTGCACCTGCACGTCAGCGACGAAGAGCTGGCGCGCCGCCTGGCCCGGTGGACACCGCCCAAGCCGGCGCTGGACTCGGGCTACTGGAAGCTCTACGTCGACAACGTGCTGCAGGCGGACCAGGGCGCCGACCTCGGATTCCTGCGCGGCAAGCGCGGCTCTTTCGTTCCCAGGGACAATCACTAG
- a CDS encoding FadR/GntR family transcriptional regulator, protein MSKNIHGRTLDLLGEAIVSRRYTIGAPMPAEPLLCEEFGVSRTVVREAVKSLVAKGLIITGPKVGTRVLPEDRWNWFDPDVITWQARAGLTPEFLRDLLDLRRVVEPAAVRLAAERATAADIEAIEEAYAGMKRAIDHGGDYVTSDLRFHHGLLAAAQNRMLAQMSKALDALLRTSFELSTAKQDGPALSLPLHRAVLDAVIAHNPARAERAIVKLIDGAREDIEEVLSSRRRLPRLGRPPPRLKAAA, encoded by the coding sequence ATGAGCAAGAACATCCACGGCCGCACACTCGATCTGCTCGGCGAAGCGATCGTCTCGCGCCGCTATACGATCGGCGCGCCGATGCCCGCCGAGCCTTTGCTGTGCGAGGAGTTCGGCGTCAGCCGCACGGTGGTGCGCGAAGCGGTGAAGTCGCTGGTCGCCAAGGGGCTGATCATCACCGGCCCCAAGGTCGGCACGCGCGTGCTGCCCGAAGACCGCTGGAACTGGTTCGACCCCGACGTCATCACCTGGCAGGCGCGCGCCGGCCTCACGCCCGAGTTCCTGCGCGACCTGCTGGACCTGCGCAGGGTGGTCGAGCCGGCAGCCGTGCGGCTGGCCGCCGAGCGCGCGACCGCGGCCGACATCGAGGCCATCGAAGAGGCCTATGCGGGGATGAAGCGGGCGATTGACCACGGCGGCGATTACGTCACCAGCGACCTGCGCTTTCACCACGGCCTGCTCGCGGCCGCGCAGAACCGCATGCTGGCGCAGATGAGCAAGGCGCTGGACGCGCTGCTGCGCACCAGCTTCGAGCTCTCCACTGCCAAGCAGGACGGACCCGCGCTGTCGCTGCCGCTGCACCGGGCAGTGCTCGACGCCGTCATTGCTCACAACCCGGCGCGCGCCGAGCGCGCGATCGTCAAGCTGATCGACGGCGCACGCGAGGACATCGAAGAGGTGCTCTCGTCGCGCCGGCGGCTGCCGCGCCTCGGTCGCCCGCCGCCCCGGCTCAAGGCCGCCGCATGA
- a CDS encoding ABC transporter substrate-binding protein, producing MKFKALVIPALAALGLAVAGQAAAQEKLTVWWVKGFYKAEDDALFAAIKKFEDKHKNVKVELSQYPVQDMIPKTVSALDSGSPPDVAYADVYDFQVTGKWAFDGKLEDISSVISPMQARFAPNTVETTFLYNDQTKSKAYYAFPIKQQTMHIEYWKDMLEEAGFKESDIPTGWKEYWSFWCDKVQPASRQKTGKRVFGIGMPMGVDSSDSFYSFLTFMDAYNVKLVNDSGKLLVDDPQVRTGLIGAITDYTTPYTKGCTPPSSTSWKDPDNNVAFHNKTTVMTHNATISIAAKWLDDMNNASLTPEQRDEAKKNFTERIRTAGFPNKPDGSKMVYRTAVKTGVVFKDAKNKQRAKEFVTFLLQEENLTPYVEGSLGRWFPVTKAGQARDFWKADPHRQSVFNQYAAGTVPFEFTKNYKFTILNNENVWAKAMNRVINDKVPVDKAVDEMIERIKTVAR from the coding sequence ATGAAGTTCAAGGCACTCGTGATTCCGGCCCTGGCCGCGCTGGGGCTGGCTGTTGCCGGCCAGGCGGCAGCACAGGAAAAGCTCACCGTCTGGTGGGTCAAGGGCTTCTACAAGGCGGAGGACGACGCCCTGTTCGCTGCCATCAAGAAGTTCGAGGACAAGCACAAGAACGTGAAGGTCGAGCTCTCGCAGTACCCGGTGCAGGACATGATCCCCAAGACCGTGTCGGCACTCGACTCCGGCAGTCCGCCCGACGTGGCCTATGCCGATGTCTACGACTTCCAGGTCACCGGCAAGTGGGCCTTCGACGGCAAGCTGGAGGACATCAGCAGCGTGATCTCGCCGATGCAGGCACGCTTCGCACCGAACACGGTGGAGACCACCTTCCTCTACAACGACCAGACGAAGTCGAAGGCGTACTACGCCTTCCCGATCAAGCAGCAGACGATGCACATCGAGTACTGGAAGGACATGCTGGAGGAGGCGGGCTTCAAGGAATCCGACATCCCGACGGGCTGGAAGGAGTACTGGTCCTTCTGGTGCGACAAGGTGCAGCCGGCCAGCAGGCAGAAGACCGGCAAGCGTGTCTTCGGCATCGGCATGCCGATGGGCGTGGACTCGAGCGACTCCTTCTACTCCTTCCTGACCTTCATGGACGCCTACAACGTCAAGCTGGTGAACGACAGCGGCAAGCTGCTGGTTGACGATCCCCAGGTGCGCACCGGGCTGATCGGCGCGATCACCGACTACACCACGCCCTACACCAAGGGTTGCACACCCCCGTCATCGACGAGCTGGAAGGACCCGGACAACAACGTCGCCTTCCACAACAAGACGACCGTGATGACGCACAACGCGACCATTTCGATTGCCGCGAAGTGGCTGGACGACATGAACAACGCGTCGCTCACGCCGGAGCAGCGTGACGAAGCCAAGAAGAACTTCACAGAGCGCATCCGCACGGCGGGCTTCCCGAACAAGCCCGATGGCAGCAAGATGGTCTATCGCACCGCGGTGAAGACCGGCGTGGTCTTCAAGGATGCGAAGAACAAGCAGCGTGCCAAGGAGTTCGTGACCTTCCTGCTGCAGGAGGAAAACCTCACGCCCTATGTCGAAGGATCGCTGGGCCGCTGGTTCCCGGTGACCAAGGCAGGCCAGGCGCGCGACTTCTGGAAAGCCGATCCGCACCGCCAATCGGTGTTCAACCAATACGCCGCCGGCACCGTTCCCTTCGAATTCACCAAGAACTACAAGTTCACCATTCTCAACAACGAGAACGTGTGGGCGAAGGCGATGAACCGGGTCATCAACGACAAGGTGCCGGTGGACAAGGCGGTCGACGAGATGATCGAGCGCATCAAGACCGTCGCTCGCTGA